In a genomic window of Helianthus annuus cultivar XRQ/B chromosome 10, HanXRQr2.0-SUNRISE, whole genome shotgun sequence:
- the LOC110886852 gene encoding E3 ubiquitin-protein ligase At1g63170, producing the protein MDVTTEEQNNIDHATDSYPLLVEARENHGNEHVIDLETVGDDDTSSSNGSNNSLNGLARSPRDSASQLVRAPSSGSSSLGRRGDGLGRRRWSPFDTLLWISIELGFTLGQIIASVVVLYLSRNENPQTPLFAWIVGYAAGCVASLPFLYWRYLHRNQATENGSNQARQPPSEANQPEPNSYITISFARSSEEENRPATSPDTWNGLNVGSNARLTMLVDHFKMALDCFSAVWFVVGNVWIFGGHSTSAEAPNLYRLCIVFLTFSCIGYAMPFILCGMICCCLPCIISILGVHEDMNQMKGASDDSINALPTHKFKSKKNGNFETKDNNDLVVDEGGILAAGTDKERAISGEDAVCCICLAKYADNDLLRELPCTHFFHIECVDKWLKINASCPLCKFEIKGSNDISSTQDSIQQQA; encoded by the exons ATGGATGTAACCACTGAAGAGCAAAATAACATAGACCATGCAACTGATAGTTACCCGTTGCTGGTGGAAGCTCGAGAAAACCATGGAAACGAGCACGTAATTGATTTGGAAACGGTAGGTGATGATGACACGTCATCATCAAATGGATCCAATAATTCTCTTAACGGGCTGGCTCGTAGCCCGCGAGACTCTGCTTCTCAGTTGGTCCGGGCTCCGTCGAGCGGGTCAAGTTCACTTGGGAGGAGAGGGGACGGGCTGGGCCGTCGTAGGTGGAGCCCGTTTGATACTTTGTTATGGATTTCAATCGAGCTGGGCTTCACGTTGGGTCAGATTATTGCATCTGTTGTCGTTTTGTATTTATCAAGAAATGAAAACCCGCAGACTCCTTTGTTTGCTTGGATTGTCGGTTACGCGGCTGGGTGTGTTGCAAGTCTGCCGTTTTTGTACTGGCGTTATCTTCATAGAAACCAGGCTACTGAAAACGGGTCAAATCAGGCCCGACAACCACCTTCCGAGGCTAACCAACCCGAACCGAATTCTTACATAACAATCTCGTTTGCTCGATCTTCAGAAGAGGAAAATCGGCCTGCCACATCACCCGACACTTGGAATGGTCTAAATGTGGGTTCGAATGCCAG GCTTACGATGCTTGTGGACCATTTTAAAATGGCGTTGGATTGCTTTTCCGCTGTATGGTTCGTAGTTGGTAATGTTTGGATATTTGGAGGCCATTCAACGTCTGCTGAGGCTCCTAATTTGTACAG GCTATGTATCGTATTTCTTACCTTCAGCTGTATCGGGTACGCAATGCCTTTCATTTTATGTGGAATGATATGCTGTTGTCTGCCTTGTATCATTTCGATTCTCGGTGTTCACGAGGACATGAATCAAATGAAAGGAGCGAGTGATGATTCTATTAATGCTTTACCAACACATAAGTTCAAATCAAAGAAaaatggaaatttcgagactaaAGATAATAACGATTTGGTTGTTGATGAAGGCGGGATTTTAGCCGCAGGGACAGATAAAGAGCGTGCTATCTCTGGGGAAGACGCT GTTTGTTGCATATGCCTAGCAAAATACGCGGATAATGATCTATTGAGGGAGCTTCCTTGCACGCATTTCTTTCACATAGAGTGTGTAGATAAATGGTTGAAGATCAATGCATCGTGTCCGTTATGTAAGTTTGAAATTAAGGGCAGTAACGACATTTCATCTACACAAGACTCCATTCAGCAACAAGCATGA